CACAGGAACGGTGGGCGACGGGCGCCGTCTTCTGCCTCCTTCCCTGACGCTGTTCTCTGCAAACTTCACGCTCGGCGAGTGGTACCCTTTCTCCCTCTCTTCGTCGCTCCATTCGGCTGCGTAGTAGTCCTCGGCCGTGGCGTCTGCTCTCGGGCCGCAGAACATCCCGCCCCACTGCGGGAAGTAGATGAGCGATATGGGAAGCGTGCAGCAGAGGATCATGACGCCCATGAGAGTGATCCCTGTTTCCTTGGAGTATCGACTGCCCGTGAAGAAGATTAGCTGCGTGATGACGGCCCCCACGTTTCCGCCCCCGCCCGTCATCCCTGATATCAGTCCCAGCGACCTGCATAACATCGAGCGATTGGTGAGCAGATGTGGATATAGTGGATGATGAAGAGGTGGATAGGGGTGTGCGTGTGTGTATACCTTCTGGAGACGAAGGGAACGACACCGAAGGTAAACCCGCATGCGGCTTGAACGAAGAAGGAGAATAGGAGCATGACGGCAATGGCGGCGCTGAGGCTGTGCATGAGGCCCAGTACGATGCACAGGACTCCGCCGATGCTCTGCACCACCCACAGGCTCCACAGCCTCCCTCGCATTCCGTATCGCGTCGAGATCCAGTCCGAGAGGAAGCCGCCGCCTGGCCGCGAGACGATGTTGGCCAGCCCGAAGCTGGCGGCGATCATCCCAGCGGTCCGGAGGTTGACGTTGAACTTGTCGTAGAAGTACTCGGCGACGATGTTGTCGATGGTCAGCTCCACCCCGAAGCAGTACCCGTAGGTCAACGCCAGGATCCACGCCCTGTAGTTGGTGACGGCGTGGTAGAACACCTTGCCGAAGCTGTCCTTGTGCTTGTCGCCGGCCTTCTCCAGCTTCCGGTAGTTGCCGTTGGGCAGGTCCTGGCCCAGGGCCAAGACGGCGATCGCCGAGAGCGTCTGCATTAGGCCCGGGATGAAGAAGGCGATGCGCCAAGCGGTGAACCTGGTGCTGCCAATGTGGTGGATGAGCTCGTAGACGAGGGGCATGATGAGCTGGGTGGCGCCCCCGCCGAGGTTGCCCCAGCCACCGGCGATCCCGTTGGCGACGCCCACCTTGGGAGGGGAGAACATGGAGCTCATCCAGAACTGGGTGGAGACGAAGGAGGCGAGGGAGAAGCCGGTGAAGAAGCGGACGAGGAGGTACGAGGAGGCGGAGTTGATGACGGACGTGCAGTAGACGGCGGGGGTGGTGAGCAGAATGAGGGAGGCAGAGGCGAGGCGGGGGCCAACGAGGTCACAGGCGGTGCCCATTGCGAGACGGGCGAAGACAGCCCCCGACACGGACGCGATGCCGGCGTTCCCGACGTCAGTGGTGGTGAGGTTGAGGTTGTCGCGGATCAGCGGCAGAAGGGGCGGGGCCGCGAAGGTGGACACGAAGCAGCAGAAGAAGGAGAACCAGGAGAGGTGGAAGGCCTGCATGTGAGGCGCCGCGAAGGAGAAGAGCCAGAACTCGGTGGCCTTCTGCTCCGAGTCCACCGGCATCTTGAACCGAGTCGCCTGCGCGTCCGAGGGCTCGACCTGCAACGAAGTCTTGCCTGAATCCCCCATGTCTTCCCTCCTCTCTTCAACCTCCACCTGCTTCTTCCAAGGTGCAACGCAAAGTGTTTGAGCCTCCAAGAGAAGGCAGGCCTCTACATATATAGAAGCTGGTGGGCTTTAGAGATACAGCTAGCTTGATGAGACTATCACAGTCTCATGCCTAAGAGAAGCCTTGTGGCAGTGAcatgagagggagagagagagagtgcagcAAAGTGGGGAATAAAGTAAAGAGGCTGTGGAAATCTATTGATGTGTGATCTCTTTCCACTCTTGTGAAGGGGCAAGCGGAGGGATGTCATCTCACAAAATGCCAGTTCCATGACAGAGACAGATGCGGTGTTTTTTTGATGGTTGACC
Above is a genomic segment from Musa acuminata AAA Group cultivar baxijiao chromosome BXJ3-4, Cavendish_Baxijiao_AAA, whole genome shotgun sequence containing:
- the LOC135636297 gene encoding high-affinity nitrate transporter 2.3-like, which translates into the protein MGDSGKTSLQVEPSDAQATRFKMPVDSEQKATEFWLFSFAAPHMQAFHLSWFSFFCCFVSTFAAPPLLPLIRDNLNLTTTDVGNAGIASVSGAVFARLAMGTACDLVGPRLASASLILLTTPAVYCTSVINSASSYLLVRFFTGFSLASFVSTQFWMSSMFSPPKVGVANGIAGGWGNLGGGATQLIMPLVYELIHHIGSTRFTAWRIAFFIPGLMQTLSAIAVLALGQDLPNGNYRKLEKAGDKHKDSFGKVFYHAVTNYRAWILALTYGYCFGVELTIDNIVAEYFYDKFNVNLRTAGMIAASFGLANIVSRPGGGFLSDWISTRYGMRGRLWSLWVVQSIGGVLCIVLGLMHSLSAAIAVMLLFSFFVQAACGFTFGVVPFVSRRSLGLISGMTGGGGNVGAVITQLIFFTGSRYSKETGITLMGVMILCCTLPISLIYFPQWGGMFCGPRADATAEDYYAAEWSDEEREKGYHSPSVKFAENSVREGGRRRRPSPTVPVEASPTHV